Proteins encoded together in one Halalkaliarchaeum sp. AArc-CO window:
- a CDS encoding N-acyl homoserine lactonase family protein has protein sequence MELHLLDRGRIHADLNFALDAEVAAIQSDQSPELQYGEFAVWNLLIDHPEATVLWDTGSHPDAGDGHWPAPLFEAFAHVDARERDLETALSEAGYGVGDVDCVVQSHLHLDHAGGLHRFEGTDVPVYVHRRELEHAYLSANTDAGGDAYLAADFDRDLNWQVVHGERQLLPGIDLLDLPGHTPGLLGAEIDREQGTLLIAGDEAFLAENYEEGRSMGSSLVYDSRAWARSRRKLKERERHTDATVLYGHDLDQFERLKGQL, from the coding sequence ATGGAGCTACACCTGCTCGACAGGGGACGCATTCACGCCGATCTGAACTTCGCGCTCGACGCCGAGGTGGCGGCCATTCAAAGTGACCAATCACCGGAACTACAGTACGGCGAGTTCGCCGTCTGGAACCTGTTGATCGACCATCCCGAGGCGACGGTCCTCTGGGATACAGGCTCACATCCCGACGCCGGCGACGGACACTGGCCGGCCCCGCTGTTCGAGGCGTTCGCCCACGTGGACGCCCGGGAGCGCGACCTCGAGACGGCGCTTTCGGAAGCGGGATACGGCGTCGGCGACGTCGATTGCGTCGTCCAGTCACACCTCCACCTCGATCACGCCGGCGGGCTCCATCGGTTCGAAGGAACCGACGTTCCAGTGTACGTCCACCGTCGCGAACTCGAACACGCCTATCTCAGCGCAAACACTGACGCTGGCGGAGACGCGTATCTCGCGGCCGACTTCGACCGCGACCTGAACTGGCAGGTCGTCCACGGCGAGCGTCAACTGCTTCCGGGAATCGACCTCCTCGATCTCCCGGGTCACACGCCCGGGTTGCTGGGTGCGGAGATCGACCGCGAGCAGGGGACGTTGTTGATCGCGGGCGACGAGGCGTTCCTCGCGGAGAACTACGAGGAGGGACGCTCGATGGGATCGAGCCTGGTGTACGACTCCCGCGCGTGGGCCCGGAGCCGCCGGAAACTAAAAGAGCGCGAGCGGCACACCGACGCGACCGTCCTGTACGGCCACGATCTCGACCAGTTCGAGCGGTTGAAAGGACAGCTGTAG
- a CDS encoding ATP-binding protein yields MGLEDFSDFSTDDGGGSDGDDSSGDTSGGPDAPAETLEEEPESTASSFQRYAMEPVGEDAGLGTISVSQGLRVAEEGDDTTLRAFITTGNRESVRIGTYLLVPYPDDERLFCRITALEYAQEFQSDDATEIHARRQMRRNEFEERDYKFTATLEPVAVLFEDDSSADADGSDADRTELKRRMTDRVPKPGAVVREATDATDIKTGLNIPEEGVFLGHLSVGGEKIRTAAEPPTVDYRIADDYADGDPLVFRHTLVAGGTGSGKTHASKNVLRQYLAEDRRYPMDDGRRVAPALVQFDPQDEYAQMHDDNPEMDDAFRRRLDREGVAYGGYDDTVALIPTEAGVEYGGGSHRAEQLRFTVPFSIVDEYDMPWLVAGASLNDNQYGALTHLLSRFFRQTGGEGTYREFCTFLDDPAVKEELDESGRVHEATFDAVKRRVHGVPSGVFDGDAAAITELDHELVRPGGLSVVPTYHLSSSRAKELVVLAVSTMLVDDKLSNSPNSERIKRTPMILGMDEAHNFLSEADNVQARKVVQKFTEAAKQGRKERLGLFLITQDPQDVAEPVFKQVNTKVVLNLGDEDAIQSVNIPANLQQKVPYMEKGQMVVYSPDNSDPVELIGLSTCLTRHGE; encoded by the coding sequence ATGGGGCTGGAGGATTTCAGCGATTTCTCGACGGACGACGGCGGCGGATCCGATGGAGACGACTCCAGTGGGGATACCTCCGGCGGGCCGGACGCTCCGGCCGAGACACTCGAGGAGGAACCGGAGTCGACTGCAAGCAGCTTTCAGCGATACGCGATGGAGCCGGTCGGCGAGGACGCCGGCCTGGGGACGATATCCGTTTCTCAGGGGCTCCGGGTCGCCGAGGAGGGCGACGACACCACGCTGCGTGCGTTCATCACGACGGGCAACCGCGAGTCCGTCCGGATCGGGACGTACCTCCTGGTGCCGTATCCGGACGACGAGCGCCTGTTCTGTCGCATCACGGCCCTGGAGTACGCCCAGGAGTTCCAGTCGGACGACGCGACCGAAATCCACGCCAGACGGCAGATGCGCCGCAACGAGTTCGAAGAACGCGATTACAAGTTCACCGCGACGCTTGAACCGGTCGCCGTGCTCTTCGAGGACGACAGTTCGGCGGATGCCGACGGATCGGACGCCGACCGGACGGAACTGAAGCGACGCATGACGGACCGGGTTCCGAAACCGGGTGCTGTCGTCCGGGAAGCGACCGACGCGACCGACATCAAAACCGGACTCAACATCCCCGAGGAGGGCGTCTTCCTGGGTCATCTCTCCGTCGGTGGCGAGAAGATCCGGACCGCCGCGGAGCCGCCGACGGTCGATTACCGGATCGCCGACGACTACGCCGATGGCGATCCGCTGGTGTTTCGTCACACCCTCGTCGCCGGCGGCACCGGTTCCGGAAAAACGCACGCCTCGAAGAACGTCCTCCGGCAGTATCTCGCCGAAGACAGGCGGTACCCCATGGACGACGGTCGGCGGGTGGCTCCGGCGCTGGTGCAGTTCGACCCGCAAGACGAGTACGCCCAGATGCACGACGACAACCCCGAGATGGACGACGCGTTCCGGCGGCGACTCGACAGGGAGGGCGTCGCCTACGGCGGGTACGACGACACGGTCGCGTTGATCCCGACCGAGGCGGGCGTCGAGTATGGCGGCGGCTCTCACCGGGCCGAGCAGCTCCGGTTTACGGTCCCGTTTTCGATCGTCGACGAGTACGACATGCCGTGGCTGGTCGCGGGTGCGTCGCTCAACGACAACCAGTACGGGGCGCTCACCCATCTACTCTCGCGGTTCTTCCGACAGACCGGCGGCGAAGGAACCTATCGGGAGTTCTGTACCTTCCTGGACGACCCCGCTGTGAAAGAGGAGCTCGACGAGTCCGGTCGGGTTCACGAGGCGACGTTCGATGCCGTAAAGCGTCGGGTTCACGGCGTTCCGTCGGGTGTGTTCGACGGCGACGCGGCGGCGATAACCGAACTCGATCACGAACTCGTCCGGCCCGGGGGGTTGTCGGTCGTCCCGACGTATCACCTCTCCTCGAGCCGGGCGAAGGAACTCGTCGTGCTCGCTGTCTCGACGATGCTCGTCGACGACAAGCTCTCGAACAGCCCGAACAGCGAGCGAATCAAGCGAACGCCGATGATCCTCGGGATGGACGAGGCTCACAACTTCCTCTCGGAGGCCGACAACGTCCAGGCCCGAAAGGTGGTCCAGAAGTTCACCGAGGCGGCAAAGCAGGGCCGAAAGGAGCGGCTCGGGCTGTTTCTCATCACACAGGATCCCCAGGACGTCGCCGAACCGGTGTTCAAACAGGTGAACACGAAGGTGGTGCTCAATCTCGGAGACGAGGACGCGATCCAGAGCGTGAACATTCCCGCGAACCTCCAACAGAAGGTACCCTACATGGAGAAAGGACAGATGGTCGTGTACTCGCCGGACAACTCGGATCCCGTCGAACTCATCGGACTGTCGACGTGTCTGACCCGCCACGGGGAGTGA
- a CDS encoding biotin--[acetyl-CoA-carboxylase] ligase yields the protein MAAFAASLEGSIEAPYVTETHESIPSTNERARRLAAQGHSDVAVIADEQTHGRGRRDRGWTGPPGGIYASILLCPDRSPGDAPLFTLAAAVAAVSACEAVGVDAGIKWPNDVIVEVDAGGDGKKDNEITGRGGRKLAGILTETETEDDQLSWLVVGIGINANVDPETLPSGATSLSGERGTDIDRRVAIRELLDRFYELANDPDAVLPAWRERAITLGRRVRVETADGTVEGKAVDVTPPGALVVETSTGPRTIHAGECSHLRRVATETDSKAETIETDDQED from the coding sequence GTGGCGGCGTTCGCGGCGTCACTCGAAGGATCGATCGAGGCGCCGTACGTCACCGAGACTCACGAGTCGATCCCGTCGACGAACGAGCGTGCTCGGAGGCTCGCAGCACAGGGGCATTCCGACGTCGCCGTGATCGCCGACGAACAAACACACGGTCGGGGAAGACGCGACAGGGGATGGACGGGGCCGCCCGGCGGGATCTACGCGTCGATTCTACTGTGCCCCGATCGATCCCCGGGTGACGCGCCCCTTTTTACGCTGGCGGCTGCCGTGGCGGCAGTCTCCGCCTGCGAGGCTGTCGGCGTCGACGCCGGGATCAAGTGGCCCAACGACGTGATCGTCGAGGTCGACGCCGGCGGTGACGGGAAAAAAGACAACGAAATCACGGGTCGTGGCGGCCGGAAACTCGCGGGGATACTGACCGAAACGGAAACCGAAGACGATCAGCTCTCGTGGCTCGTCGTCGGGATCGGAATCAACGCGAACGTCGATCCCGAAACGCTTCCGTCAGGGGCTACCAGTCTCAGCGGAGAACGGGGGACAGACATCGACCGTCGCGTGGCGATCCGAGAGCTCCTGGACCGGTTTTACGAACTCGCGAACGATCCCGACGCCGTGCTTCCGGCCTGGCGAGAACGGGCGATCACGCTGGGTCGACGCGTTCGCGTCGAAACGGCCGACGGCACAGTCGAGGGGAAAGCCGTCGACGTCACACCTCCGGGAGCGCTCGTCGTCGAAACGTCGACGGGGCCCCGAACGATACACGCCGGGGAGTGTTCTCATCTCCGTCGAGTTGCCACGGAAACGGACTCGAAAGCGGAAACGATCGAAACCGACGATCAGGAAGACTGA
- a CDS encoding TlpA disulfide reductase family protein: MNRRETIAGIASLGVVGAGGAVAFRSRLFDGAKRIDPVEIETIDAPGSEAGTSLIPDDDRPTVVEFFATWCTVCARMMPAIAAVEADLGDDVWFVSVTNEPIGHTVSRENVRAWWREHGGDWTVGYDTDLDLTRELDLSDTPTTILLDPDGRVLETDRGYKSEAELRSLVGETFGVDS; this comes from the coding sequence GTGAACCGGCGGGAGACGATCGCCGGAATCGCGAGCCTCGGGGTGGTCGGCGCCGGGGGCGCGGTCGCGTTCCGATCGCGGCTCTTCGACGGGGCCAAACGCATCGATCCCGTGGAGATCGAGACGATCGACGCGCCGGGAAGCGAGGCCGGAACGTCACTGATTCCCGACGACGATCGGCCGACAGTCGTCGAGTTCTTCGCGACGTGGTGTACCGTCTGTGCCCGGATGATGCCCGCCATCGCCGCTGTGGAGGCGGATCTCGGCGACGACGTGTGGTTCGTCTCGGTGACGAACGAGCCGATCGGGCATACGGTCTCCCGCGAGAACGTCCGGGCGTGGTGGCGCGAACACGGCGGCGACTGGACAGTGGGCTACGATACGGATCTCGATCTGACGCGCGAACTGGACCTCTCGGACACGCCGACGACGATCCTCCTCGATCCGGACGGACGAGTGCTCGAGACGGACCGGGGATACAAGTCGGAGGCCGAACTCCGATCGCTCGTCGGGGAGACGTTCGGGGTCGATTCATGA
- a CDS encoding FAD-dependent oxidoreductase — protein MTAVVVGCGIVGAACAYELASRGVDVDVYESGSIGRGSTARSAGGVRTQFSTRVNVELSRASLPVWESFEEEFGVDIGFRQVGYLFLAREEETVSTFRENVEMQQELGIPVEFLEPEQLRDRYPELHAGAFQGGTYAGCDGFGDPYLALQGYAAAAREAGATIHTHTPVTDVIRDGTGEDASVSGVVADGTQVDADVVVNAAGPWAGEVAAMADVTLPVSPRRRQALVVDPTTPVPEDAPLSIDLDVGVYYRPEREGTAIVGGEFGGEDPEQDPDSYDEKTDLEWAATAIERAADVASYFGPETRIRRGWAGLYAVTPDHHPILEETVPGFISAAGYSGHGFQHAPATGTVVAELYTDGEASTIDVSGLSSDRFESGQTHVERNVA, from the coding sequence ATGACTGCCGTGGTTGTCGGGTGCGGGATCGTCGGGGCGGCATGTGCATACGAACTCGCCTCCAGGGGCGTCGACGTCGACGTGTACGAGTCGGGATCGATCGGCAGAGGGAGCACCGCCCGATCGGCGGGGGGTGTCCGGACGCAGTTCTCGACGCGGGTGAACGTGGAGCTCTCGCGGGCGTCGCTTCCGGTGTGGGAGTCGTTCGAGGAGGAGTTCGGCGTCGACATCGGCTTTCGACAGGTCGGCTATCTGTTCTTGGCCCGCGAGGAGGAGACGGTATCGACCTTCCGGGAAAACGTCGAAATGCAGCAGGAGCTGGGGATTCCAGTGGAGTTTCTCGAACCCGAGCAGCTCCGGGATCGGTATCCAGAGCTCCACGCCGGAGCCTTCCAGGGTGGTACCTACGCCGGCTGTGACGGGTTCGGGGATCCGTACCTCGCGTTGCAGGGGTACGCCGCCGCCGCTCGCGAGGCGGGGGCGACGATCCACACCCACACGCCGGTGACGGACGTGATCCGGGACGGAACCGGCGAAGACGCGTCTGTCTCGGGCGTAGTCGCCGACGGAACGCAGGTCGACGCCGACGTCGTGGTGAACGCGGCGGGTCCCTGGGCGGGTGAAGTAGCAGCGATGGCCGACGTGACCCTGCCGGTCTCGCCGCGGCGGCGGCAGGCACTCGTGGTGGATCCAACGACGCCCGTCCCCGAGGACGCCCCGCTTTCGATCGATCTCGACGTCGGCGTCTACTACCGCCCCGAACGGGAGGGAACCGCGATCGTCGGCGGCGAGTTCGGGGGCGAGGACCCGGAACAAGATCCCGACAGCTACGACGAGAAAACGGACCTCGAGTGGGCCGCGACGGCGATCGAACGGGCCGCCGACGTCGCGTCGTATTTCGGTCCCGAAACCCGGATCAGGCGCGGCTGGGCCGGCCTGTACGCTGTCACCCCGGACCACCACCCGATCCTCGAGGAAACCGTCCCTGGATTTATAAGTGCCGCGGGGTATTCGGGTCACGGATTCCAGCACGCCCCGGCGACCGGCACGGTCGTCGCCGAACTCTACACGGACGGCGAGGCGTCGACGATCGACGTCTCCGGGCTGTCGAGCGACCGGTTCGAATCCGGACAGACCCACGTCGAGCGGAACGTTGCCTGA
- a CDS encoding mechanosensitive ion channel family protein, with translation MFGLQELLPSWELKLLATAIVPVVGIAFAYLVRRVRRRAVRRLNPVGVDLVSSAVVVGIVIVTALAMADIWGQTETLLDQFGVLRLDERAPQLVVTIIVLIAIQVFVGIGGRLLEDLGDESDALTRHQREVSLRVTQVTLWGGGIIVILGVWNVDIAGLLVGAGFLGIVIGLAARKTIGSMLAGFVLMFSRPFEVGDWVAVDGDEGIVTDITMMSTRIQAFDGEYVVVPNDVVGNEIVANRSRNGRLRTAVEVGVDYDVDLEHAREVTQSVATDLAAEEGFPGSSPEVVIDRFGDSAVVLVVRLWVEDPTPRELTRARGELIAAISNRFSEEGIEIPYPQRELSHRERREDPDESSPSTDEPLEKA, from the coding sequence ATGTTTGGACTCCAAGAACTCCTCCCGTCCTGGGAACTGAAGCTGCTCGCCACCGCAATAGTGCCGGTGGTGGGGATCGCGTTCGCGTATCTGGTTCGCAGGGTACGACGCCGAGCTGTCCGCCGTCTCAACCCGGTCGGCGTCGACCTGGTGAGTTCGGCGGTGGTCGTCGGGATCGTGATCGTCACGGCGCTTGCCATGGCGGACATCTGGGGACAGACCGAGACGCTGCTCGATCAGTTCGGCGTGCTCCGGCTCGACGAACGTGCCCCGCAGCTAGTCGTCACGATCATCGTTCTGATCGCGATCCAGGTGTTCGTCGGGATCGGCGGGCGGCTGCTCGAGGACCTCGGTGACGAAAGCGACGCCTTGACCCGCCACCAGCGCGAGGTGAGCCTCCGGGTGACCCAGGTCACGCTGTGGGGCGGTGGAATCATCGTCATCCTCGGCGTCTGGAACGTCGACATCGCCGGGCTGCTCGTCGGCGCCGGGTTCCTGGGGATCGTGATCGGCCTCGCGGCACGAAAGACCATCGGGTCCATGCTCGCCGGCTTCGTGCTCATGTTCTCCCGCCCGTTCGAGGTCGGCGACTGGGTCGCCGTCGACGGCGACGAGGGGATCGTCACGGACATCACGATGATGAGCACCCGCATCCAGGCATTCGACGGCGAATACGTCGTCGTCCCGAACGACGTCGTCGGCAACGAGATCGTCGCCAACCGCTCCCGGAACGGCCGGCTCCGGACGGCCGTCGAGGTCGGGGTCGACTACGACGTAGACCTAGAGCACGCACGGGAGGTCACACAGTCGGTTGCAACCGATCTCGCCGCAGAGGAGGGGTTCCCGGGCTCGTCGCCGGAGGTCGTGATCGATCGGTTCGGTGACTCGGCGGTCGTGTTGGTCGTTCGGCTCTGGGTCGAAGACCCCACGCCCAGGGAGCTGACCAGGGCCCGCGGCGAACTGATCGCCGCGATCAGTAACCGGTTCTCCGAGGAGGGTATCGAGATTCCGTACCCACAGCGGGAACTGAGCCACAGAGAGCGCCGCGAGGATCCCGACGAGAGCAGCCCGTCGACCGATGAGCCCCTCGAGAAAGCGTAG
- a CDS encoding universal stress protein translates to MYSCILIPTDGSTEVERAVEHALDLAEAHGATVHALYVVNTASYAGLPMETAWEGVDELLRSDAEAAVETVRERAQARSIPVETSIVEGTPSRCIVREAEERGCDLIVMGTHGRGGIDRLLLGSVAEKVVRASALPVLTVSVAPPEDDAVVESQPAESRPSDVEADQSS, encoded by the coding sequence ATGTACAGCTGTATCCTGATTCCGACGGACGGTTCGACGGAGGTGGAGCGCGCCGTCGAACACGCGCTCGATCTCGCCGAGGCCCACGGAGCGACAGTTCACGCGCTTTACGTCGTAAACACCGCGAGCTATGCGGGCCTCCCGATGGAAACCGCCTGGGAGGGGGTCGACGAACTGCTCCGCTCTGACGCCGAGGCAGCCGTCGAGACGGTTCGCGAGCGGGCCCAGGCTCGCTCGATCCCGGTCGAAACGTCGATCGTCGAGGGGACGCCGAGCCGATGTATCGTCCGCGAAGCCGAGGAACGTGGTTGTGACCTCATCGTGATGGGTACCCACGGACGCGGCGGGATCGATCGCCTGTTGCTCGGCTCCGTCGCCGAGAAGGTCGTTCGCGCCTCCGCGCTTCCGGTGTTGACAGTCAGCGTCGCTCCCCCAGAAGACGACGCTGTAGTCGAAAGCCAGCCGGCCGAGAGTCGGCCGTCCGACGTCGAAGCCGATCAGTCTTCCTGA
- a CDS encoding universal stress protein — protein sequence MVEHVVIGVDESAKSRAAVQFVVDEFDDLKLTLVHVLNPGEAASGGSVGGFPSGAEDWYEDANERGHRYLSEAAETIPDGFEVDSRVELGSPAERIVAVAEEEGADHIVVGSHGRSGVSRLLLGSVAERVVRTSPVPVTVIR from the coding sequence ATGGTAGAACACGTCGTGATCGGGGTCGACGAGTCCGCGAAATCGCGAGCCGCAGTCCAGTTCGTCGTCGACGAGTTCGACGACCTGAAGCTGACGCTCGTTCACGTGCTCAACCCCGGCGAGGCGGCAAGCGGCGGGAGCGTCGGCGGATTTCCGTCGGGCGCGGAAGACTGGTACGAGGACGCAAACGAGCGTGGACACCGATATCTCTCGGAGGCTGCAGAAACGATTCCCGACGGATTCGAGGTGGACAGCCGCGTCGAACTCGGCTCGCCGGCCGAACGGATCGTCGCCGTTGCAGAGGAGGAAGGGGCCGATCACATCGTCGTCGGGAGCCACGGCCGAAGTGGCGTCTCCCGGCTGTTGCTCGGTAGCGTCGCGGAACGCGTCGTGCGAACCTCGCCGGTTCCGGTGACGGTGATCAGGTAA
- a CDS encoding SCO family protein, translating to MNRPTSRRGYLATVGAVGLGGALAGCLGDDDTVLGPPEDQDAESEALSFPAYGQRLPEATLPSPLHDREVTTTEFEGNRETLVTFVFTRCSMVCPALTGNLAQVQAHAAEGGFEDEIALVPITFDPVYDTPEVLREYSEYVGADPTAENWQFLRPESEERAREVVAERFGVGYEKTDAYTPNEESEEMEFVHTSVTVLANRDGYVERGYNPGSPSPARVIDDLDTVREGYR from the coding sequence ATGAACCGACCGACGAGTCGACGCGGCTATCTTGCGACCGTGGGCGCGGTCGGCCTCGGAGGAGCACTGGCCGGCTGTCTCGGGGACGACGACACGGTCCTGGGCCCGCCCGAGGACCAGGACGCAGAAAGCGAGGCGCTCTCGTTTCCAGCATACGGGCAGCGACTCCCCGAAGCGACGCTGCCGTCCCCCTTGCACGATCGCGAGGTGACTACCACGGAATTCGAAGGCAACCGGGAGACGCTCGTGACGTTCGTGTTCACCCGGTGTTCGATGGTGTGTCCGGCGCTCACTGGCAACCTGGCGCAAGTGCAGGCCCACGCAGCGGAGGGTGGGTTCGAGGACGAAATCGCGCTGGTGCCGATCACGTTCGACCCCGTCTACGACACGCCCGAAGTGTTGCGGGAGTACTCGGAATACGTCGGCGCGGACCCGACGGCGGAAAACTGGCAGTTCCTCCGACCGGAATCCGAAGAGCGGGCACGGGAGGTCGTTGCAGAGAGGTTCGGAGTCGGATACGAGAAAACCGACGCGTACACACCGAACGAGGAGAGCGAGGAGATGGAGTTCGTCCACACGTCGGTCACGGTCCTCGCGAACCGCGACGGATACGTCGAGCGGGGCTACAACCCCGGGTCGCCGTCGCCCGCCCGGGTGATCGACGACCTCGATACAGTCAGGGAGGGATACCGGTGA
- a CDS encoding ornithine cyclodeaminase family protein gives MRVLSDDDVSTVLDLSALVPEIETAFRKEAAGEVERPERPHVPIGAGLGGDRRTAMDPQSIEEPLGTGLVMPAYIHASPYFVVKLANVHQGNVERGYPTVNATIALVAADTGLPVGYMAGTRITNARTGCIGGLAARELAVDGPIAVGVIGAGAQARWQVRAVAATREIENVFVYSPSDSREVCAADLRDQGIPARAVDSAEEAVGAADVVVTATTATRPVFDGGSLSPGTLVVAVGAYERSMRELDDRTIERAGRLFADVPAEVAETGDFPQHEPADLTPFSAVLLGESGRADDEEIIVLGSVGTAVLDAAAAAFVYDRAVDADVGTTVDL, from the coding sequence ATGCGCGTACTCTCCGACGACGATGTGAGCACGGTACTGGACCTTTCGGCGTTGGTTCCCGAAATCGAAACGGCGTTTCGAAAGGAGGCAGCCGGGGAGGTCGAACGTCCCGAACGTCCACACGTCCCGATCGGGGCGGGACTCGGCGGCGACCGTCGCACCGCGATGGACCCGCAGTCGATCGAGGAACCGCTCGGGACGGGGCTCGTGATGCCGGCGTACATTCACGCCTCGCCGTACTTCGTCGTCAAACTCGCGAACGTCCACCAGGGGAACGTCGAGCGTGGGTATCCGACTGTAAACGCCACGATCGCCCTCGTTGCCGCCGACACCGGCCTTCCGGTCGGTTACATGGCGGGGACCCGGATCACGAACGCGCGAACTGGCTGTATCGGCGGGCTCGCCGCACGGGAACTGGCCGTCGACGGTCCGATCGCGGTGGGCGTGATCGGCGCGGGCGCACAGGCCCGCTGGCAGGTACGTGCGGTCGCGGCCACGAGAGAGATCGAGAACGTGTTCGTCTACTCGCCCAGCGACTCTCGGGAGGTGTGTGCTGCCGATCTGCGGGACCAGGGCATCCCCGCCCGAGCGGTCGATTCGGCCGAGGAGGCAGTCGGCGCCGCCGACGTCGTCGTCACGGCGACGACCGCGACCCGGCCGGTCTTCGACGGCGGGTCGCTTTCTCCCGGAACGCTGGTCGTCGCAGTCGGTGCCTACGAAAGATCGATGCGCGAGCTCGACGACCGCACGATCGAGCGCGCGGGTCGGCTGTTCGCCGACGTGCCCGCCGAGGTTGCGGAAACGGGCGACTTTCCGCAACACGAACCTGCGGATCTAACGCCGTTTTCGGCGGTTCTCCTCGGAGAGTCTGGGAGAGCCGACGACGAGGAGATCATCGTACTGGGCTCGGTCGGCACCGCGGTTCTCGATGCAGCCGCGGCCGCGTTCGTCTACGATCGTGCAGTCGACGCCGACGTCGGCACTACGGTCGACCTGTGA
- a CDS encoding HD domain-containing protein — protein MTPVKDSVHDYIPLDPVAAELIDTPVFQRLRHIKQLSTVRLVYPSANHTRFEHSLGVYHLTSRSLETLDVDEDRARHARAAALLHDIGHGPYGHQTEELIRRHTGKDHDDVEWLVTDADREVTQVLEKHGLEPERIAGLVRGDGPLGDLVSGELDADRMDYLVRDAHHTGVPYGTIDHGRLVRELTLRDGRLVLAEGNVPTAESLLLARGLMNAIVYRHHVSRIAGAMLERASERLLDAEEGSAADVDVETFRRMADHDLLVRLREGAPDLARRLERRELFKRAVWAERSRVPAGTADVDRVGERAAAREIADQAGIDPGEVIVDIPSRPTLKESNATVVVDGTPQRLEDASELVTGLRSAQQANWRLGVYCPARHRESVADAAERVLDLQPGRAGAT, from the coding sequence ATGACCCCGGTCAAGGACAGCGTCCACGACTACATTCCCCTGGATCCGGTCGCGGCGGAGTTGATCGACACGCCCGTCTTTCAGCGTCTCCGTCACATAAAACAGCTCTCGACGGTCCGGCTTGTGTATCCGTCGGCCAACCACACGCGGTTCGAACACTCCTTGGGCGTGTACCACCTCACGTCCCGCTCGCTCGAGACGCTCGACGTCGACGAGGATCGGGCCCGCCACGCTCGGGCTGCGGCGTTGTTGCACGACATCGGTCACGGTCCCTACGGCCACCAGACCGAGGAGCTGATACGGCGCCACACCGGGAAGGACCACGACGACGTCGAGTGGCTCGTCACCGACGCCGACCGGGAGGTGACGCAGGTGCTGGAAAAGCACGGGCTGGAACCCGAACGGATCGCCGGACTCGTCCGGGGAGATGGCCCACTCGGCGATCTCGTCTCGGGGGAACTCGACGCCGACCGGATGGATTACCTGGTCCGGGACGCCCACCACACCGGGGTCCCGTATGGGACGATCGATCACGGGAGACTCGTTCGAGAACTCACGCTTCGAGACGGTCGACTCGTCCTCGCGGAAGGCAACGTCCCGACCGCAGAGAGCCTCCTGCTCGCGCGGGGACTGATGAACGCGATCGTCTACCGCCACCACGTCTCACGGATCGCCGGCGCGATGCTGGAACGGGCGAGCGAGCGACTGCTGGACGCCGAGGAGGGATCCGCGGCGGACGTAGACGTCGAAACGTTCCGCCGAATGGCGGATCACGACCTCCTGGTCCGGCTCCGCGAGGGTGCGCCCGATCTCGCCCGCCGGCTCGAACGTCGAGAGCTGTTCAAACGTGCCGTCTGGGCCGAACGCTCCCGGGTTCCCGCCGGCACTGCCGACGTCGATCGGGTCGGTGAACGCGCCGCTGCACGGGAAATCGCCGACCAGGCGGGGATCGATCCCGGAGAGGTCATCGTCGACATCCCGTCCCGTCCGACGCTGAAGGAGTCGAACGCCACGGTCGTCGTCGATGGGACGCCACAGCGTCTCGAGGACGCAAGCGAACTCGTGACCGGGCTGCGCAGCGCACAGCAGGCGAACTGGCGGCTCGGCGTTTACTGTCCCGCACGCCACCGGGAGTCAGTCGCCGACGCCGCAGAACGGGTGCTCGACCTCCAGCCGGGACGTGCTGGAGCGACGTAG